The following nucleotide sequence is from Buchnera aphidicola (Schlechtendalia peitan).
ATCGCTAGTAATCGTAGATCAGAATGCTACGGTGAATACGTTCCCGGGCCTTGTACACACCGCCCGTCACACCATGGGAGTGGGTTGCAAAAGAAGCAGGTAGCTTAACCAGGTATATCGGAGGGCGCTTACCACTTTGTGATTCATGACTGGGGTGAAGTCGTAACAAGGTAACCGTAGGGGAACCTGCGGTTGGATCACCTCCTTATAAATAATTCTTAATTTTAGGTAGTACCCACACGAATTTTTTGATTCACTTTAAAGCAGGCTTGTAGCTCAGCTTGGTTAGAGCACACCCCTGATAAGGGTGAGGTCGGTGGTTCAATTCCACTCAGGCCTACTAAATTTTAACAAAATTTTTTTAAAATATAGGGGCTGTAGCTCAGATGGGAGAGCGCCTGCCTTGCACGCAGGAGGTCAGCGGTTCGATCCCGCTTAGCTCCATATCTCTATTTATATTTATCTTTCATTTTTCTTAGTATAGCTAAGATATTTAAGTCAAACATTAGATCTTTATTAATTTTTGTATAATTTCGTATTTCTACATTATCTAAATTTAAAAATGGATTTATTTTTTTTTCTATTTCTAATTTACTAGGTAACGAACATTTATTTTTTAATAAAATATTTTTTACTTTTTTATATAACTTAAGTACAGTTTGATTATTTTTAAAAATAGATTTAGAAAATTTTAAATTATGAAATGTGTATTCATGTGAACAATAAATTAAAGTATCTTCAGGAAGACGTTTGATTTTTTTAAGTGAGTTGTACATATTTAATATCATTCCTTTTTGTATTTTTCCACATCCTCCTGAAAAAAGTGTATCACCACAAAATAAGTGTGGTTTTTTATAGTAAGATATATGTTCAGTAGTATGTCCAGGCGTAAATAATATTTTGAATGTATAA
It contains:
- the gloB gene encoding hydroxyacylglutathione hydrolase, with the translated sequence MKIKYIPILKDNYVWIIINSNNFCIIIDPGDYIPVLHAIKKLNIYPVAILVTHHHLDHVGGIQKLLNIYPNLSVYGPKDTKIFGTNRTCKNNCYIKILHYTFKILFTPGHTTEHISYYKKPHLFCGDTLFSGGCGKIQKGMILNMYNSLKKIKRLPEDTLIYCSHEYTFHNLKFSKSIFKNNQTVLKLYKKVKNILLKNKCSLPSKLEIEKKINPFLNLDNVEIRNYTKINKDLMFDLNILAILRKMKDKYK